In one uncultured Methanobrevibacter sp. genomic region, the following are encoded:
- a CDS encoding energy-converting hydrogenase subunit EhaL family protein — protein MLEFLIYLFTFIIGSIIGLLYSYKQHGEPFVVNGLNVVMCVISIIGWMMIINGQFSQILVAIGLFLVGFVMGERPGYGRLETLIGLVIAVIVYVLINLI, from the coding sequence ATGTTAGAATTTTTAATTTATTTATTTACATTTATTATAGGTTCAATAATTGGATTATTGTATAGTTATAAACAGCATGGTGAACCTTTTGTTGTTAATGGTTTAAATGTGGTTATGTGTGTAATTTCAATTATTGGATGGATGATGATAATTAATGGTCAATTTTCTCAAATCTTAGTAGCTATTGGTCTTTTCTTAGTAGGTTTTGTAATGGGTGAACGACCGGGATATGGTAGATTGGAAACGTTAATTGGATTAGTTATTGCAGTTATTGTGTATGTATTAATCAATTTAATTTAA
- a CDS encoding DUF1959 family protein, whose product MDDEVKFNLMKKRILESFKWQQDVIIPISKEFNCETEDLEEIFMNLLDMSSLESLHGTLEFANYRCLLERIDADLRLPWYVDILGLLSVDQGEEIKNKIACEITDGKSYDDALNKGRNDLFNLLKNININ is encoded by the coding sequence ATGGATGATGAAGTTAAATTTAATTTGATGAAAAAAAGAATCCTTGAAAGTTTTAAATGGCAACAAGATGTGATAATTCCTATTTCAAAAGAATTTAATTGTGAGACTGAAGATTTGGAAGAAATATTCATGAATCTCTTGGATATGTCATCTTTAGAATCATTGCATGGGACATTAGAGTTTGCTAATTATAGATGTTTACTTGAAAGGATAGATGCTGATTTAAGATTACCTTGGTATGTTGATATCTTGGGGTTATTATCTGTTGATCAAGGTGAAGAAATCAAAAATAAGATTGCCTGTGAGATTACTGATGGAAAATCTTATGATGATGCATTAAATAAGGGTAGAAATGATTTATTTAATTTATTGAAGAATATAAATATTAATTAA
- a CDS encoding NADH-quinone oxidoreductase subunit B family protein translates to MLNAIRDVVRKSSIHVCIVNCGGCNGCDVELVALMSPRYDLEQYGIYVHNNPREADVLLLTGAVTEQWIDNLKRVYDKAPEPKIVVAVGNCPQSGDVFNQEGGKVNAPASDFIPVDAVIPGCPPRPSEILEAILSVGPQAIANRGRERK, encoded by the coding sequence ATGTTAAATGCTATTAGGGATGTTGTGAGGAAAAGTTCAATTCATGTTTGTATTGTGAATTGTGGGGGATGCAATGGGTGCGATGTTGAATTAGTTGCATTAATGTCTCCAAGATATGATTTGGAACAATATGGTATTTATGTTCACAATAATCCTCGTGAAGCTGATGTTTTATTATTGACTGGTGCTGTTACTGAACAGTGGATTGATAATTTAAAGAGAGTTTATGATAAAGCTCCTGAACCAAAAATTGTAGTGGCTGTTGGAAATTGTCCACAATCTGGCGATGTATTTAATCAGGAAGGTGGGAAAGTTAATGCTCCTGCTTCTGATTTTATACCTGTTGATGCAGTTATACCAGGTTGTCCGCCTAGGCCTAGTGAAATTTTAGAAGCTATATTGTCTGTTGGTCCACAAGCTATTGCTAATCGTGGGAGGGAAAGAAAATGA
- a CDS encoding nickel-dependent hydrogenase large subunit, with the protein MILPIGPIHPYLKEPLRLKLQTDGEKVVKAEIEYGYVHRGIEKIIEGKPWQKGIFLAERICGICSYEHTQSFAETIEQISGVYPPLRAQFLRVITNELDRIQSHLLGNSTFFKSIDHETLFMQSLDIREYAMDSIELLTGNRVNMGWNVVGGVKMDADERHFKPILENLKIIEERIPRLREIYAEGPAIGMRSHDVGVMTKKEAIKGRAVGPIGRASGLKHDLREDHYTYKDNFDFKTIWRSEGDNYARTLNRIDEIPECISLIRQAIENIPDGDIRVPVDIKSGYAEWKNEAPRGEVSYMMETNGNLIKHISIRTPSIANMDSCAKYMLKNVATVADAVATYASSDPCVACAERVAIIDKEGKTTTKNIFEVM; encoded by the coding sequence ATGATATTGCCTATTGGTCCAATCCATCCTTATTTAAAAGAACCATTGAGACTTAAACTTCAAACTGATGGGGAAAAAGTAGTTAAAGCTGAAATTGAATATGGTTATGTTCATAGAGGAATTGAAAAGATAATAGAAGGTAAACCTTGGCAAAAAGGTATTTTTTTAGCTGAAAGAATTTGTGGAATATGTTCTTATGAACATACACAATCATTTGCGGAAACTATTGAACAAATTTCTGGAGTTTATCCTCCTTTAAGAGCTCAATTTCTAAGAGTTATTACAAATGAGTTAGATAGAATTCAAAGTCACTTGTTAGGTAATTCTACATTTTTCAAGTCAATTGATCATGAAACATTGTTTATGCAATCTTTGGATATAAGGGAATATGCTATGGATTCTATTGAGTTATTAACTGGGAATAGGGTTAATATGGGGTGGAATGTTGTTGGTGGTGTTAAAATGGATGCTGATGAGCGCCATTTCAAACCAATTCTTGAAAATTTAAAAATAATTGAGGAAAGAATTCCTAGATTAAGAGAAATTTATGCTGAAGGTCCAGCTATTGGTATGCGTTCTCATGATGTTGGTGTAATGACTAAAAAAGAAGCTATTAAGGGAAGGGCTGTAGGACCTATTGGAAGAGCTTCTGGATTAAAGCATGATTTAAGAGAAGATCATTATACTTATAAAGATAATTTTGATTTTAAAACTATTTGGAGAAGTGAAGGAGATAATTATGCAAGGACTCTAAATAGGATTGATGAAATTCCTGAATGTATTAGTTTGATTAGGCAAGCTATTGAAAATATTCCTGATGGGGATATTCGTGTTCCTGTGGATATTAAATCAGGATATGCTGAATGGAAAAATGAGGCACCTCGTGGCGAAGTAAGTTATATGATGGAAACTAATGGTAATCTAATTAAACATATTTCTATTAGAACTCCGAGTATTGCAAATATGGATTCTTGTGCAAAATACATGCTTAAAAATGTTGCAACTGTTGCAGATGCAGTAGCTACTTATGCATCAAGTGATCCTTGTGTTGCATGTGCAGAAAGAGTAGCTATTATTGATAAAGAAGGTAAAACAACTACTAAAAATATTTTTGAGGTAATGTAA
- a CDS encoding 4Fe-4S binding protein, with product MSSLMWYIYDFARKAWAEGFANAKTTSKIVEKPDRFRDFPVVIKEYCIGCGACIASCPAPNAIKLVRDEDDETEEGITYPMINKSACIRCGFCAEVCPTEPKTLECGENHLLKPEFNIIPSKRQFIIDDYLCIRCKKCMKKCPVDAIYVNDDGKVVVNQVKCISCGECLDVCPVHGAMKGVFIDNLQDQKELIAKTVDFLERYIVNKKEDLRSLEKDRLLQYKIPLSTILDDVLNIIPDEEMALEILENTVNRLKIRIIDWNSSSCKKCQMCIPDCPTGAIFFDKSKDMIVRDENKCLRCSICYQSCPFSTINYFISKFSFENDEKIIHVAVKASNLNDDLIMD from the coding sequence ATGTCTTCTTTAATGTGGTATATTTATGATTTTGCTAGGAAAGCATGGGCGGAAGGATTTGCTAATGCTAAAACTACTTCAAAGATTGTAGAAAAACCTGATAGATTTAGAGATTTTCCGGTAGTGATTAAAGAATATTGTATAGGTTGTGGTGCATGTATTGCTTCATGTCCTGCCCCAAATGCAATTAAATTAGTTCGTGATGAGGATGATGAAACAGAAGAGGGCATTACTTATCCAATGATAAATAAATCTGCTTGTATTCGCTGTGGTTTTTGTGCTGAGGTTTGTCCAACGGAACCTAAAACTTTAGAATGTGGTGAAAATCATTTATTGAAACCAGAATTTAATATTATTCCTTCTAAAAGGCAATTTATTATTGATGATTATTTGTGTATTCGTTGTAAAAAATGCATGAAAAAATGCCCAGTTGATGCGATTTATGTTAATGATGATGGTAAAGTTGTTGTAAATCAAGTTAAATGTATTTCTTGTGGTGAATGTCTTGATGTTTGTCCAGTACATGGTGCTATGAAAGGTGTTTTCATTGATAATTTACAAGATCAAAAGGAATTAATTGCTAAAACAGTGGATTTTCTTGAAAGATATATTGTTAATAAAAAAGAAGATTTAAGATCTTTAGAAAAAGATAGGTTACTGCAATATAAAATCCCACTTTCTACTATACTGGATGATGTGTTAAATATCATTCCAGATGAAGAAATGGCTTTGGAAATATTGGAAAACACGGTAAATAGACTTAAAATTAGAATTATTGATTGGAATAGTTCTTCTTGTAAAAAATGTCAAATGTGTATTCCAGATTGCCCTACAGGTGCAATTTTCTTTGATAAGAGTAAGGATATGATTGTAAGAGATGAAAATAAATGTTTACGTTGCAGTATTTGTTATCAATCTTGTCCATTTTCAACAATCAATTATTTCATATCTAAATTCTCTTTTGAAAATGATGAAAAAATTATTCATGTTGCTGTTAAAGCTTCAAATTTAAATGATGATTTAATTATGGATTGA
- a CDS encoding 4Fe-4S binding protein, with protein sequence MSVMIDSYTKTPRPLRDVEVESSIDQTKCVNCIDKPCLESCPIGAIYIDSTDNFVKIKSTCFGCVLCRNSCPYDAISLDVDIADPIKENVPNINTKLCKSCGACVQACKTGSIHIQTSSSGEAYSVINPDTCVRCGYCFRVCPTDAIKYGQLLPKTVKGGKVIIVNQDVCIGCMTCMRVCPAAGAINVSRTNKLPYINPGYCARCEECMHSCPSTAIKYSSRKKAFKLYSEIKSYDMASEIVDKDMKRLSLDLIGLNRSLQKISNILSLEFDDANYEDYIEYKVNDMMNRELNLILGENIEIKKFDKLFDSYLINRDIEVFENKCIACGECLNDCPTNAISLDAPKPIVINKNKCVYCGKCIENCQFGAINAYDDYFHSKGLDLFFSRSNLKGQREADFLLANEKCQACGICVKNCPTLALTLENDKIIFNEDNCIYCRQCESICPVTAIKLVNFR encoded by the coding sequence TTGAGTGTTATGATTGATAGTTATACTAAAACTCCAAGACCTTTGAGAGATGTAGAGGTTGAATCTTCAATTGATCAAACTAAATGTGTAAATTGTATAGATAAACCATGTCTTGAATCTTGTCCAATTGGAGCAATTTATATTGATTCTACTGATAATTTTGTTAAAATAAAAAGCACTTGTTTTGGTTGTGTTTTATGTCGTAATAGTTGTCCTTATGATGCAATAAGTCTTGATGTAGATATTGCGGATCCAATTAAAGAAAATGTTCCAAATATTAATACAAAATTATGTAAATCTTGTGGAGCATGTGTTCAGGCATGTAAAACAGGTTCGATTCATATTCAAACCTCTAGTTCTGGTGAAGCTTACAGTGTAATAAATCCAGATACTTGTGTTAGGTGTGGGTATTGTTTTAGAGTTTGTCCAACAGATGCTATTAAATATGGTCAACTTCTTCCAAAAACAGTTAAAGGTGGAAAGGTCATTATTGTTAATCAGGACGTTTGTATTGGTTGTATGACTTGTATGAGAGTTTGTCCTGCTGCAGGTGCAATTAATGTTTCTAGAACTAATAAATTACCTTATATTAATCCGGGATATTGTGCCAGATGTGAAGAATGTATGCATTCATGTCCATCAACAGCTATTAAATATTCTTCACGTAAAAAAGCTTTTAAATTATATAGTGAAATTAAATCTTATGACATGGCTTCTGAGATTGTAGATAAAGATATGAAAAGACTTTCGTTAGATTTAATTGGTTTAAACAGGTCTCTTCAAAAAATATCTAATATTTTATCTTTGGAATTTGATGATGCTAATTATGAGGATTATATAGAATATAAAGTTAATGACATGATGAATAGAGAGTTAAATTTAATTTTAGGTGAAAATATTGAAATTAAAAAATTTGACAAGTTATTTGACTCTTATTTAATTAATAGGGATATAGAAGTATTTGAAAATAAATGTATTGCTTGTGGAGAATGTTTAAATGACTGTCCAACAAATGCAATATCACTTGATGCTCCAAAACCTATTGTTATAAATAAAAATAAGTGTGTTTACTGTGGTAAATGTATTGAAAATTGTCAATTTGGGGCTATTAATGCTTATGATGATTATTTCCATAGTAAAGGATTAGATTTGTTCTTTAGTAGATCTAATTTAAAAGGTCAAAGGGAAGCTGACTTTTTGTTAGCTAATGAAAAATGTCAAGCTTGTGGAATTTGTGTAAAAAATTGTCCTACTTTAGCATTAACGTTAGAAAATGATAAAATTATTTTTAATGAGGATAATTGTATATATTGTAGGCAATGTGAATCAATTTGCCCTGTAACTGCAATAAAATTAGTTAATTTCAGGTGA